ACGGATGTGCGCGCGCCGTCCCTGACCAACCAAATTGCAGTTATTGAGAATATTAGTCGGAGCGTTCCCATCACGCATCACGTTATTGTGAAGGAACACCCGGGGATGAGCGGCGAAAGGAAGCCTAGTTACTACCAACAGTTAAGATTGTTGCACAATGTGCGACTTATCTCGCGTTCCGTGGACAGTCACGAACTGATCAAGCACGCCGATGCCGTAGTGACCATAACTGGCAGTACTGCCTGGGAAGCAATTCTATATGAAAAGCCCGTAATCGCACTTGGGCCGTTGTGTTACGGCTTCTGTGATCTTATCTATGGTTGCAAAGATATAGCGGCGCTCTCACATTACATTGAAAAAGCCCTCAACTCGCATAGACCGAATCATAATTTGCTTTTGAAATATGTGTGGTCCTTTCTCGACACCGCTTATGAACTTCAATGGGGCGACCCGATCCGTATGCCGCACATCTGCGAAGCGTCAAATGTTCGGAAGATCGCCCAGGCGATCATTTCCGAGAGAATTTCCCGAGCAGCGCCTCGACCGCCAGAATTGGTCATGAACTGAAGATGGAATTCATCGAATTCCTGCTTTTCTCTTCATTAAATCTGGGAATGATCGTTTTTATCATCCGTAGGTGGGGCATTGTCTCAGCGGAAGGCTTTTGCATGGCCTACTTGGGTGCAGCGGCACTCACAGACAATGTGGAATTGATACTTCACTACGCGCTGTCACCGGATGTGCTCCATTTAGGTTATAGCGAATTTGGCTTTCGAATTTATCCGACCGCCATCCATATTCTCGGACTCTTTGTATTGATTTGCGGGTTGGCAGTTGTTAACTCCAGACCTTCTGTGATTGTAAGACCACTCGATGGAGAGGGAATTGCGGAGCTAAAGAGATTGGGAATTGCGGTTGCGATCGTAGGCGTACTTTTAACTGTTGTCGCAATTTATCTCGTTGGCGCACTCACAGCGCCACATTTTTATACCGCTATGAATGTATTTCGCAGTCAGATATTACCGTTCGGCGGCTTCTGGTACCGAGGCGCGGACGTGATTGTGTTCGGGTTGGCTTTGCTGCTTCCCAGTTATCGCGACCATTTGCCGCATTTCTTCTGTGTTGTTGCTATCATGATGCTCGTGTCATTTTTTCTACGTACCAATAAGGGAGGGCTTGAGGAACCAATTCTTTGGACAGCGGTTGTCATTTATGTGTACAACCGCGAATTCTTTCAGACACTCTGTCGTCCACGCAATATAGCCGTGGCTTGCGCAATTGCATTTGTCGGTATGGGCGCTAAGCTGTGGTTTCTGCCGTTCGCGTATCACCGAACGGCTGATACTCCTGCAACACTTACAAAGCTTTTTGACCTAGCCACTTCGACAGCAGCGACCCGCTGGGGAGACGACAGCCTCTATCGTGGCTATTGTCAATTTGTGAATGTGTTGCCGGACAATCGAAGGCGGTTTGCAGGTCACAGAGTAGGAATGTACACGATTACCAGTTGGGTGCCGCGCGTTCTTCTGCCTAACAAGCCGGATCACCCGTTCCGCGGAATGGGTTTTATGGTGTATTCGGACTTCCACACTTTTGCAACGGAGACACCTGCTCCAACTCTCGTCGGCTCTGTAATGGCTGATGACGGAATTCGTAGTCTCTTTTTCTATTTATTTCTCGCGGGGATTTTTCTTTCGACTCTTCGAATTTGGACGACTAGCGCACAACACTCCATTTACAGGCACGCTGGTTATATTTGTTTCGTTTTATTTGGAGGGTTTTCAGCAGAAGAGGGAATATTGGGTTTTCTCTATACACTCTTGCTCGCGTACGGAGTCATTTCCTCGGGGTTTATCATTCACTCTGTCTGGAGATATTCGGGAGCCAGATCAGTACCTAACTCATCGGCGCATTCAATCCTTACTCGTTCAGCCTGACTGCGATTGCTTGAATTAATCAATTCCAAGGCCATTTCAATCAGACAGAGCGGGAGCTGGAAACTGAGTCATTGAGTCGAAAACCTCACCTGATCCGGCCTGGACGTGGAATTCTGATCATTGATTCACAAGGACTCGGTGATGTAGTCCAGAGTCTTCCGCTCCTCAAGGCTGTCTGTCAATGGGCAGCAAATCGGTGGCCCGTACGCGTCCTGTTCGCGTCAGTTAAGCACTATGAGCTAGTTCAGGAAGAAAATCTGGAGCTAACTCCCCTCTTCGTACATCACCTTCGAGATGGCTTGCCCAGCTTGCTAAAATTGTGGACTCAGATTGCAGGCAAATCGGACTTGATTGTGTGCGCACCAGAAATGTCCGCTGCCAAGTTGATTCTATTAAAGATTGTGACCGCCACTCGTGATGCGATTGGGGAAGCTTCAGCACCGTATAGTTGGTTTCTGACGAACGCAGTCGAGCAAAGCTGGACCGCTTCTTTTCTTGAGACGCAGGGCAAAATCGCTTCTTTTCTCGGAATTGCCACCCCGCTCGAACCGCCAAAGATTCATCTAACGCCTGAGGAAACCGCGTGGGCAGATATGGAGCTTGCTCGCCATGGTTTGGAGGATTGCAGGCCGGTCGTGGGGATTCAATGTTCTTCCGTCGTTCTTTCAAAGCGCTGGCCAGCTCGGAATTTCGGGAACTTGGTGCGCACATTGGCACAGAGTTTTCCGGAACTGTCGATCATCAGTTTTGGCACCGAATGTGAGAGAACTGTCGCGGAACGAGCCCACGCCTTTGTCGGTGATGTTAATTGGCTCGAAGCAACAGGCAGATGGCAGGTTCGCGAAACGCTCGCCATGTTGCGCAAGTGCGCTCTCCTCATATCTGGAGACACAGGTCTGATGCACATGGCGGCGGCAGTCGGCACTAAGACTGTCAGCATCTTTGGGCCGACCTCAACCTCACGCCGCGCTCCCTTGCACAATGGCGGCATCGCCCTGAAACCGGATACTGAATGTCACCCATGTTTCAAGGGCAAATGGACTCCATGTGATTGCATTCGATCAATCACCCCAATGCAAGTCGCTCTTGTCGCAGAACAGTGCCTGAAAGCTTTTGACGGTGTGTCTCTAGCTACATGAGTTTCATGGTTGTCTCAGGGTGTGCCTTTCGATGTGCGGATTATTCGGAATAGCATCTAGCGAGCGTCGAGGCGTCGATCCGGATTTGCTGTGGTTTGGGACACACCGCGTGCGTCATCGCGGTCCGAATGGCTGGGGATTCGCGAGCTTCGCACCAATTCGCGAGACGCCCCCGAACCATGTCGTCTGGAAATTCTGGGGCGAACGGGAAAATGCCCGAGGATATCGTATAGGCTTTGGATGTCGACGACTGAGCATTCTCGACTTATCGCCAGCTGGCAATCAACCAATGAATTTGCCTGGGACAGATTTATGGATTGTGTTTAACGGCGAAATCTATAATTTCGTTGAGCTAAGGGAAGAGTTGAAAGGCGAACGCAGTTTCGCAACAACGACAGACACTGAAGTGTTGCTCGCAGCGTATGAAAAGTGGGGTACCGGTTGCCTGCCCAGATTGAATGGAATGTTTGCGTTTGTTATATGGGATGGAACTCGCAGAAAACTGTTGTTTGCCCGGGATCGTTGGGGAGAAAAGCCGCTCTATATAATGCATCGAGCCGGACTATTAATGTTTGCTTCAGAATTGAAGCAGTTTTTCGAGAGCGACGAATTTGGCAAGGAGTTGGACCATACCGCTCTAGCGGATTTCCTATTGCTTTCGTTGCAGGATTACGACGACCGCACATTCTTCAAGGACATCAAACAACTTCTACCTGCTCACTGGATGGAATGGGATCCGGACACTGGAAGAGCCAGTGGACCCTACCGTTATTGGGCCCCGCAGATTTCGTCTGATCTGGATGCGTCTCTTGACTGCAGGTTTGAGGTCGAATTCCCAGCATTGCTCAAAGATGCCATTCATCTGCGACTCAGGAGTGATGTTCGCGTAGGCATTTGCCTTTCTGGAGGTCTCGACTCGACCACGATCTGCTCAATTGCCTCTCATGGATTTGCAGACCCATCGTTGCTTACGGCCTATACCATGGCTTTTCCAGGAGCTCCTGAGAGTGAATCGGAGCTCGCTTCACAAGTTGCAAAGAGGCTGGGTATTCGCCATATCCAGGCCACGATTGATGGCTCGAATCTTTGGGATCGAATCCATGAGTTTGTCTACTTTCAGGACGGCCCGACGGGGGGCGCCGCGAATTTTGCATCTTGGCGCATGTTCGAAACAGCGAGCGCAGACGGCGCTGTAGTTCTGTTAAACGGACAGGGTGGAGATGAGTCTCTCGCGGGCTACAGCAAATTTTTCTTCTTTTGGTTGCAAATCTTGTTCTCAAGGGGGCATTGGCTGCGTTTTCTGCAAAGCGCAGTGCCGTATCTGCAGAGAAATGGATTCACCAAATGGAGCTATGCCGATGGCCGCAGATATTTTCCGCCCTTCTTACGCAAACGAATTGCCGGCATCTGGCAGTTCAGTCGGCCGGAATTTCGCGCGCTTGCTGCAGAACGCATTTACCTTGGCAGCAGTGAGAGCCTGAATTTGCGCCTGTGGAAGGATTTGAGCCAGTTCAGCCTGCCCTGCCTGCTTCATTGGGAGGACCGGAATTCGATGGCCGCGAGCACAGAAACCAGACTCCCATTCCTCGATCATCGATTGGTCGAAGCAGCGCTCGCCACTTCCGCTTACACGAAACTGCGAAAGGGATAT
This is a stretch of genomic DNA from Candidatus Bathyarchaeia archaeon. It encodes these proteins:
- a CDS encoding glycosyltransferase family 9 protein, translated to MSRKPHLIRPGRGILIIDSQGLGDVVQSLPLLKAVCQWAANRWPVRVLFASVKHYELVQEENLELTPLFVHHLRDGLPSLLKLWTQIAGKSDLIVCAPEMSAAKLILLKIVTATRDAIGEASAPYSWFLTNAVEQSWTASFLETQGKIASFLGIATPLEPPKIHLTPEETAWADMELARHGLEDCRPVVGIQCSSVVLSKRWPARNFGNLVRTLAQSFPELSIISFGTECERTVAERAHAFVGDVNWLEATGRWQVRETLAMLRKCALLISGDTGLMHMAAAVGTKTVSIFGPTSTSRRAPLHNGGIALKPDTECHPCFKGKWTPCDCIRSITPMQVALVAEQCLKAFDGVSLAT
- the asnB gene encoding asparagine synthase (glutamine-hydrolyzing), yielding MCGLFGIASSERRGVDPDLLWFGTHRVRHRGPNGWGFASFAPIRETPPNHVVWKFWGERENARGYRIGFGCRRLSILDLSPAGNQPMNLPGTDLWIVFNGEIYNFVELREELKGERSFATTTDTEVLLAAYEKWGTGCLPRLNGMFAFVIWDGTRRKLLFARDRWGEKPLYIMHRAGLLMFASELKQFFESDEFGKELDHTALADFLLLSLQDYDDRTFFKDIKQLLPAHWMEWDPDTGRASGPYRYWAPQISSDLDASLDCRFEVEFPALLKDAIHLRLRSDVRVGICLSGGLDSTTICSIASHGFADPSLLTAYTMAFPGAPESESELASQVAKRLGIRHIQATIDGSNLWDRIHEFVYFQDGPTGGAANFASWRMFETASADGAVVLLNGQGGDESLAGYSKFFFFWLQILFSRGHWLRFLQSAVPYLQRNGFTKWSYADGRRYFPPFLRKRIAGIWQFSRPEFRALAAERIYLGSSESLNLRLWKDLSQFSLPCLLHWEDRNSMAASTETRLPFLDHRLVEAALATSAYTKLRKGYTKYSLRRAMNDVLPESVCWQKVKRGFDTPARNWFRADLGQHTMELFLQHDNPLDQFIDTRKLAMQLNLYRRGESECFTDYDWFRLVSTNIWLKQLNSDTISLTPSLVAS